Proteins co-encoded in one Prevotella sp. E13-27 genomic window:
- a CDS encoding bifunctional 3-deoxy-7-phosphoheptulonate synthase/chorismate mutase type II produces the protein MELELQPLNLPSDNERPFVIAGPCSAETEEQVMKTAQQLAMRGCHNFRAGVWKPRTKPGGFEGNGEMALPWMQRVKKETGMLVSTEVATPEHVELALKYGIDILWIGARTSANPFAMQAIADSLKGVDVPVFVKNPVNPDLELWIGALERINQAGVKRLGAIHRGFSSYDKKIYRNMPMWQIPIELRRRIPELPIICDPSHIGGRRELIAPLCQQAMDLGFDGLIVESHCDPDKAWSDASQQVTPDVLDYILSLLVIRDEHTTTEGIQTLRKQIDELDNQIMDLLSKRMRVCREIGQYKKEHNMTVLQANRYNEILSKRGVQGSLLGMGQEFVARVFESIHEESVRQQIEIINK, from the coding sequence ATGGAACTGGAACTTCAACCACTGAATCTACCAAGTGACAACGAACGTCCTTTCGTAATTGCAGGCCCTTGCTCTGCAGAGACTGAAGAACAGGTTATGAAAACTGCCCAGCAGCTTGCTATGCGCGGATGCCATAATTTCCGTGCTGGAGTGTGGAAGCCACGTACCAAGCCAGGCGGCTTTGAGGGTAATGGCGAGATGGCACTCCCATGGATGCAGCGCGTGAAGAAGGAGACTGGCATGCTCGTATCTACCGAAGTTGCTACTCCAGAACATGTGGAGCTGGCTCTGAAGTATGGTATTGATATTCTTTGGATTGGTGCACGTACCTCGGCAAACCCATTTGCTATGCAGGCTATTGCCGACTCGTTGAAGGGCGTTGACGTGCCAGTGTTCGTGAAGAACCCTGTTAATCCAGACCTTGAGCTGTGGATAGGCGCTTTGGAGCGCATCAATCAGGCTGGTGTAAAGCGACTGGGTGCCATTCATCGCGGCTTCTCTTCATATGATAAGAAGATATACCGTAACATGCCTATGTGGCAGATTCCCATTGAGCTCCGCCGTCGTATTCCTGAGCTTCCAATAATCTGTGACCCCTCACATATAGGAGGACGTCGTGAGCTTATAGCTCCTCTCTGTCAGCAGGCTATGGACCTTGGCTTCGACGGCTTGATAGTGGAGAGCCACTGCGACCCAGACAAGGCTTGGAGCGATGCTTCGCAGCAGGTTACACCCGATGTGCTTGACTACATACTGTCGCTGCTTGTTATACGTGACGAGCATACAACAACTGAGGGCATACAGACTCTGCGTAAGCAGATTGACGAGTTGGATAATCAGATTATGGACCTGTTGTCGAAGCGCATGCGTGTGTGCCGTGAGATAGGTCAATACAAGAAGGAACATAACATGACGGTGCTGCAGGCAAATCGCTACAACGAGATATTGTCGAAGCGTGGTGTTCAGGGTTCTCTTCTTGGCATGGGACAGGAGTTCGTGGCTCGTGTGTTTGAGAGCATCCACGAGGAGAGTGTGCGTCAGCAAATCGAAATTATTAATAAGTAA
- the folD gene encoding bifunctional methylenetetrahydrofolate dehydrogenase/methenyltetrahydrofolate cyclohydrolase FolD, with product MQLIDGKATAAAIKAEIAEEVKKIVAEGGKQPHLAAVLVGHDGGSETYVKNKVLACEACGFKSTLIRYEDDVTEEELLSCVSRLNRDDDVDGFIVQLPLPKHINEQKIIEAIDYHKDVDGFHPINVGRMAIGLPCFISATPLGIVTLLKRYGIETSGKKCVVLGRSNIVGKPMAQLMMQKQYGDATVTVCHSHSKTLKEECRQADIIIAAIGSPEFVTADMVKDGAVLVDVGTTRVPDSTRKSGFRLCGDVKFDEVAPKCSFITPVPGGVGPMTICSLMLNTLAAGKKEYYK from the coding sequence ATGCAACTGATTGACGGAAAAGCAACGGCAGCTGCTATAAAAGCAGAGATAGCCGAAGAGGTGAAAAAGATTGTGGCAGAAGGAGGAAAACAACCTCATCTGGCAGCAGTTCTCGTGGGACACGATGGCGGTAGCGAAACCTATGTGAAGAATAAAGTGCTCGCTTGTGAAGCATGCGGCTTCAAGTCAACACTGATTCGCTATGAAGACGATGTGACGGAAGAAGAACTCCTGTCCTGTGTGTCGCGATTGAATCGCGATGATGACGTTGACGGCTTTATAGTGCAGTTGCCACTTCCGAAGCATATCAACGAACAGAAGATAATTGAGGCTATTGACTATCACAAAGATGTAGATGGCTTCCATCCCATTAACGTAGGACGCATGGCTATAGGTTTGCCTTGTTTCATCTCTGCAACACCTCTTGGCATAGTAACGCTGCTGAAACGTTATGGCATTGAGACTTCCGGAAAGAAGTGTGTAGTACTTGGACGCTCAAATATCGTAGGTAAGCCCATGGCACAGCTCATGATGCAGAAGCAGTATGGCGATGCCACGGTAACCGTTTGCCACTCTCATTCAAAGACACTGAAAGAGGAATGCCGACAGGCAGACATCATAATAGCTGCAATCGGTAGTCCGGAATTTGTTACTGCCGACATGGTGAAGGATGGTGCAGTGTTAGTTGATGTTGGCACTACACGCGTTCCTGACTCTACTCGCAAGAGCGGTTTCCGCCTCTGTGGTGACGTGAAGTTCGATGAGGTTGCACCTAAGTGCTCGTTTATCACTCCTGTACCTGGTGGGGTAGGACCTATGACTATCTGCTCACTGATGCTCAATACTCTTGCTGCTGGTAAGAAAGAGTATTATAAGTAG
- a CDS encoding ferredoxin family protein — protein MAKLKGAIVIDTARCKGCVLCVKACPQDVIALSGKVNVHGYPYVEAVNQESCVGCASCGIVCPDGCITVYRKKIE, from the coding sequence ATGGCAAAATTAAAAGGCGCTATTGTTATTGATACCGCTCGCTGTAAAGGCTGTGTTCTTTGCGTCAAGGCATGTCCTCAGGACGTTATAGCTCTTTCAGGGAAGGTAAATGTTCATGGTTATCCTTATGTTGAGGCTGTGAATCAAGAGAGTTGTGTCGGTTGCGCGTCATGCGGCATTGTGTGCCCAGACGGGTGTATAACAGTTTATCGTAAGAAGATTGAGTAA
- a CDS encoding DMT family transporter — protein MRGFFYHIVAFLTVAVWGSTFVFTKLLLLSGLTPAQIFTLRFFIAYLLLTAFEMAFRRKKRRTKPRSWTDGLILLGLGITGGSLYFLSENEALKYTTTTNVSLIVCSCPLAAALLIGLFYKSQRMNLRQVAGMLMAVCGVTAVILNGHFVLHLSPLGDALALVANLCWAVYSLLLIPANKHYDALFVTRKVFFYGLLTMLPYFWWRPDELPTFMGGTFDMSILIQPNVLTNLLFLGVVASCVCYLVWTWVMDKLGAVVATNYVYVNPLSTIVVAWLVLSEQITLYFILGAILILVGMYLADKKMKKR, from the coding sequence GTGAGAGGCTTTTTTTATCATATAGTTGCATTCCTGACTGTTGCAGTGTGGGGTAGCACTTTTGTGTTTACTAAGCTGCTGTTGCTCAGCGGTTTGACGCCTGCGCAGATATTCACGCTACGCTTTTTTATAGCCTATTTGTTGCTGACGGCCTTTGAGATGGCTTTCCGTAGGAAGAAACGTCGCACAAAGCCTCGTTCGTGGACTGATGGACTGATTCTCTTGGGACTTGGCATTACAGGTGGCTCACTCTATTTCCTTTCTGAGAATGAAGCGCTGAAATATACCACTACGACAAACGTATCGTTGATAGTGTGTAGCTGTCCTTTGGCTGCGGCACTGCTCATAGGGCTGTTCTATAAGTCGCAGCGAATGAATCTTAGACAGGTGGCTGGCATGCTGATGGCTGTCTGTGGAGTGACGGCAGTCATACTAAATGGACATTTCGTGCTACATCTGTCGCCACTTGGTGATGCGTTGGCATTGGTGGCAAACCTGTGTTGGGCCGTGTATTCGCTGTTGCTTATACCTGCCAACAAACACTATGATGCATTGTTCGTAACACGTAAGGTGTTCTTCTATGGCCTCTTAACCATGTTGCCATATTTCTGGTGGAGGCCAGACGAACTGCCTACGTTCATGGGCGGCACTTTCGATATGAGTATTCTCATTCAGCCTAATGTGTTGACAAATCTGCTGTTCTTGGGTGTGGTAGCATCGTGCGTGTGCTATCTTGTGTGGACGTGGGTTATGGATAAGCTCGGAGCTGTTGTTGCGACTAACTATGTGTATGTTAATCCGCTCTCTACAATCGTCGTTGCATGGCTTGTACTGAGTGAGCAGATAACGCTTTATTTCATCCTCGGAGCCATACTTATTCTTGTAGGCATGTACCTGGCGGATAAAAAAATGAAGAAAAGATAG
- a CDS encoding tetratricopeptide repeat protein translates to MTAQEWYQKGNEYRKQGNFAEAINCYAEASRIDPDSPAAEAKKMLDEIMAFYCKDMYNP, encoded by the coding sequence ATGACAGCTCAGGAGTGGTACCAGAAAGGAAATGAATACCGCAAACAGGGTAATTTCGCAGAGGCAATCAATTGCTATGCTGAAGCATCACGAATTGACCCCGATAGTCCAGCTGCAGAAGCCAAGAAAATGCTTGACGAAATAATGGCGTTCTATTGCAAGGATATGTATAACCCTTGA
- a CDS encoding AMP-binding protein: MARLDMAGRPLPDRTYPAETGSAGYTLSERTLGQWLEYWAETTPDKEYIVYSDRDLRFTWSKFNERVDNLAKGLISIGVKKGSNVGIWATNVPDWLTFLYATAKIGAVLVTVNTNYKQNELEYLCKDSDMEVLCITDGTWDCNYVDMTYTMLPELKTCERGHLNSERFPYLKNVVYIGMEKYRGMYNTAELLLLGQNIEDDTLNEMKRNVNCHDVCNMQYTSGTTGFPKGVMLTHYGIANDGYFTGENMGFTADDKLCVCVPLFHCFGVVLATMNCLTHGCTEVMVEKFDPLVVLASIHKERCTAVYGVPTMFIAELNHPMFDMFDLSCLRTGIMAGSLCPVELMRQVSEKMYMTITSVYGLTESSPGMTQTCLNDTFEQRCTTVGRDFPFVDVKVLDPETGEECPVGVQGEMCCKGFNVMKGYYKNPQATAEVIDKNGYLHSGDLGVKDEQGFYKITGRIKDMIIRGGENIYPREIEEFLYHMPGIRDVQVAAVPSKKYGEAVGAFIILEEGASMTAEDVQLFCRGKIARYKIPKYVFFIKEFPLTGSGKIQKFKLKEMSLKLCEEQGIEVV; this comes from the coding sequence ATGGCAAGACTTGACATGGCAGGCAGACCACTGCCAGACAGAACATATCCCGCTGAAACAGGCAGTGCAGGCTACACACTTTCAGAACGCACGCTTGGTCAGTGGCTGGAGTATTGGGCTGAGACTACTCCCGACAAAGAGTATATAGTTTATTCTGACCGAGACCTACGTTTTACATGGTCAAAGTTCAACGAGCGCGTAGATAACCTTGCAAAGGGACTTATATCCATAGGTGTTAAGAAAGGTTCAAATGTAGGCATCTGGGCAACCAACGTGCCAGACTGGCTCACTTTCCTCTATGCCACCGCAAAGATCGGCGCAGTACTTGTAACAGTAAACACCAACTACAAACAGAACGAGTTGGAGTATCTCTGCAAGGACTCCGACATGGAAGTGCTCTGCATTACCGATGGCACATGGGACTGCAACTATGTTGACATGACCTATACCATGCTGCCAGAGCTGAAAACCTGCGAACGCGGCCATCTTAACAGCGAGCGTTTCCCATACCTGAAGAACGTTGTATATATCGGCATGGAGAAGTACCGCGGCATGTATAACACAGCCGAACTGCTACTCTTAGGACAGAACATCGAAGATGACACTCTGAACGAGATGAAGCGTAACGTCAACTGCCATGATGTATGTAACATGCAGTACACCAGTGGCACCACAGGATTCCCCAAGGGCGTCATGCTTACCCATTACGGCATTGCCAACGATGGTTACTTTACAGGAGAGAACATGGGCTTCACAGCCGACGACAAGCTCTGTGTCTGCGTACCATTGTTCCACTGTTTCGGTGTGGTGCTTGCAACAATGAACTGCCTTACTCATGGCTGTACCGAGGTGATGGTTGAGAAGTTCGACCCACTGGTAGTGCTAGCCTCCATACATAAAGAAAGGTGTACGGCAGTATATGGTGTGCCAACTATGTTCATAGCCGAGCTCAACCACCCAATGTTCGACATGTTCGACCTCAGCTGTCTGCGAACAGGCATCATGGCAGGAAGTCTCTGCCCTGTTGAACTGATGAGACAGGTGTCAGAGAAGATGTACATGACCATCACCAGCGTTTATGGACTCACCGAATCATCGCCTGGCATGACACAGACATGTCTTAACGATACTTTCGAGCAGCGTTGCACCACAGTAGGGCGCGACTTCCCATTTGTTGATGTAAAAGTGCTCGATCCAGAGACAGGCGAGGAGTGTCCTGTCGGTGTTCAGGGTGAGATGTGCTGCAAAGGCTTCAACGTTATGAAAGGCTACTATAAGAATCCTCAGGCTACAGCTGAAGTCATTGACAAGAACGGCTATCTGCACTCTGGCGACTTAGGTGTGAAAGATGAGCAGGGTTTCTACAAGATTACTGGTCGTATCAAGGATATGATTATCCGCGGTGGTGAGAACATCTATCCTCGTGAGATTGAGGAGTTCCTTTACCACATGCCAGGCATACGCGACGTACAGGTAGCAGCTGTGCCATCGAAGAAATATGGCGAGGCCGTTGGTGCCTTCATCATACTTGAAGAGGGAGCATCGATGACAGCCGAAGACGTTCAGCTCTTCTGCCGCGGCAAGATTGCTCGCTACAAGATTCCAAAGTATGTGTTCTTCATAAAGGAATTCCCGCTGACCGGCTCAGGAAAGATTCAGAAGTTCAAGCTAAAGGAGATGAGTCTGAAGCTTTGCGAAGAACAGGGGATTGAAGTGGTATAA
- a CDS encoding helix-turn-helix domain-containing protein: MHNNTIVGHKIKGFRESKGLSIEEIAERSGLSVEQINSIENDENLPSLGPLIKVARALGVRLGTFLDDSDELGPVVCRAADREKDSSISFSNGANDARKHMEYHPLAQQKAGRHMEPFVIDINPEDSPEFQLSAHEGEEFIYVMQGEVEIVYGKDTYNLKEGDSIFYDSIVNHHVHGAPGKSAKILAVVYIPF, from the coding sequence ATGCACAACAACACAATCGTAGGACACAAGATCAAGGGATTCAGAGAATCAAAGGGTCTCTCAATTGAGGAAATTGCAGAGCGCAGCGGATTGTCAGTCGAACAAATCAACTCTATTGAGAACGACGAGAACCTACCTTCGTTAGGACCGTTAATCAAAGTTGCAAGAGCTTTAGGCGTACGGCTAGGCACTTTCCTTGACGACAGCGACGAACTTGGTCCCGTGGTGTGCAGAGCTGCTGACCGCGAAAAAGACAGCAGCATAAGCTTCAGCAATGGAGCCAACGATGCCCGCAAGCACATGGAATACCACCCATTGGCACAACAGAAAGCAGGCAGACATATGGAACCATTTGTTATTGACATCAACCCCGAAGATAGTCCTGAGTTTCAACTGTCTGCTCACGAAGGCGAGGAGTTCATCTATGTCATGCAGGGCGAAGTAGAGATTGTATATGGCAAGGACACCTACAATCTGAAAGAAGGCGACTCCATCTTCTACGATTCCATCGTGAATCATCACGTTCATGGCGCACCAGGCAAGAGTGCAAAGATTCTTGCAGTCGTTTATATTCCATTTTAA
- the ffh gene encoding signal recognition particle protein: MFENLSERLERSFKILKGEGKITEINVAETLKDVRRALLDADVNYKVAKNFTDTVKQKAMGMNVLTAIKPSQLMVKIVHDELTELMGGKATELKLEERPSIILMSGLQGSGKTTFTGKLAKLLKDRQHKNPLLVACDVYRPAAIEQLKVVAQTVGVDVYTEEGNKNVVEIAQNAIRKAKQEGYNVVIVDTAGRLAVDEQMMQEIETLKKAINPEETLFVVDSMTGQDAVNTAKEFNDRLDFDGVVLTKLDGDTRGGAALSIRTVVTKPIMFVGTGEKMEAIDVFHPERMADRILGMGDVVSLVERAQMQFDEEEAKRLEKKIRKNKFDFDDFMNQIQQIKKMGNIKELAGMIPGVGKAIKDIDIDDNAFKSIEAIIQSMTPKERANPDIINQSRRVRIAKGSGTKLDDVNRLMKQFDQTRKMMKMVTGMDKGKMMQMAAAMKNMRK, from the coding sequence ATGTTCGAAAATTTATCAGAAAGACTTGAACGGTCGTTCAAGATACTGAAAGGTGAGGGTAAAATTACCGAGATTAACGTTGCTGAAACACTGAAAGACGTTCGTCGTGCGCTGCTTGATGCCGACGTGAACTATAAGGTTGCCAAGAACTTTACTGACACTGTGAAGCAGAAGGCCATGGGTATGAACGTACTCACGGCAATCAAGCCAAGTCAGCTGATGGTGAAGATTGTTCACGATGAGTTGACAGAGCTTATGGGCGGCAAGGCTACCGAGCTTAAACTTGAGGAGCGCCCGTCAATAATTCTTATGTCTGGTCTGCAAGGTTCTGGTAAGACAACCTTCACTGGTAAGCTGGCAAAATTGCTTAAGGATCGTCAGCACAAGAATCCTTTGCTTGTGGCATGTGACGTTTATCGTCCTGCTGCTATAGAGCAGTTGAAAGTCGTTGCCCAGACCGTAGGCGTTGATGTATATACTGAGGAAGGCAACAAGAATGTTGTCGAGATAGCACAGAACGCTATACGCAAGGCAAAACAGGAAGGTTATAATGTGGTCATTGTCGATACTGCAGGTCGTTTGGCAGTTGATGAACAGATGATGCAGGAGATTGAGACGCTGAAGAAAGCTATCAATCCTGAGGAGACGCTCTTCGTTGTCGACTCGATGACTGGTCAGGATGCTGTTAACACGGCTAAGGAGTTCAATGACCGTTTGGACTTCGATGGCGTGGTACTTACCAAGCTCGATGGTGATACTCGTGGTGGTGCAGCCCTCTCAATACGTACTGTCGTTACGAAGCCAATCATGTTTGTCGGTACTGGCGAGAAGATGGAGGCAATTGACGTGTTCCATCCCGAACGTATGGCAGACCGAATTCTTGGCATGGGCGACGTTGTGTCTCTCGTAGAGCGCGCGCAGATGCAGTTCGATGAGGAAGAAGCTAAGCGCCTGGAGAAGAAAATCCGCAAGAATAAGTTCGACTTCGATGACTTTATGAACCAGATCCAGCAGATAAAGAAGATGGGCAACATCAAGGAATTGGCTGGTATGATTCCCGGTGTAGGCAAGGCTATCAAAGATATTGACATTGATGACAATGCCTTCAAGTCAATCGAGGCTATCATCCAGTCAATGACTCCAAAGGAGCGCGCCAATCCAGACATTATCAATCAGAGTCGTCGCGTGCGCATTGCAAAAGGCTCGGGCACGAAGCTTGATGATGTGAACCGCCTGATGAAGCAGTTCGATCAGACTCGTAAGATGATGAAGATGGTCACTGGCATGGATAAGGGCAAGATGATGCAGATGGCTGCCGCAATGAAGAACATGAGAAAATAG
- a CDS encoding 5-formyltetrahydrofolate cyclo-ligase has translation MQQKNVFGKPEDCNEVLLHACCAPCSSAIVEWLLANGVRPTIFYYNPNIFPREEYDIRKYESKRYAMSLGIRWIDGDYDHKQWLDCVCGLEGEPERGQRCEQCFTLRLTEAARKAKELGIKWFATTLASSRWKSLDQIERAGRVAERAVPDTSFWAQNWRKGGLQERRNQLLRENNFYNQQYCGCEFSARNAAPTKPLLREQMRQAKRQHQTQLAAFSEDVVNKLQQHVKDCRTVMAYWPLPDEVDIKPLINYFIAEGRTVLLPKVIDNENMELRRYSSPADLTEGAFHIQEPVGEAFTDNDKIDVALVPGMAFDAAGHRLGRGRGYYDRFLSAHPSIHKIGVCFPFQRVAEVPIEEHDVCMDEVIG, from the coding sequence ATGCAGCAAAAGAACGTATTTGGAAAGCCAGAGGATTGTAATGAGGTGCTCCTCCACGCTTGCTGTGCACCTTGTTCCTCAGCCATCGTAGAGTGGCTGCTGGCTAACGGCGTGCGCCCAACTATCTTCTATTACAATCCAAATATCTTCCCTCGTGAGGAATACGATATCCGTAAGTACGAGAGTAAACGCTATGCCATGTCGTTGGGAATCCGCTGGATTGACGGTGACTATGACCATAAGCAGTGGCTTGATTGTGTCTGTGGATTGGAAGGCGAACCTGAGCGTGGACAGCGCTGTGAACAGTGCTTTACGTTACGACTTACTGAGGCAGCACGTAAAGCGAAAGAGTTGGGGATAAAATGGTTCGCAACCACACTTGCTTCGTCACGTTGGAAGAGCTTGGATCAGATAGAACGTGCAGGCCGTGTGGCTGAACGGGCCGTTCCTGACACATCGTTTTGGGCCCAGAACTGGAGAAAAGGAGGACTTCAGGAACGGCGCAATCAGTTGCTTCGCGAAAACAATTTCTATAATCAGCAATACTGCGGATGTGAGTTCTCTGCTCGTAATGCTGCTCCTACAAAACCACTTCTTCGTGAACAGATGCGACAGGCTAAGCGTCAGCATCAGACACAGTTGGCTGCATTCTCTGAAGATGTGGTAAACAAACTTCAACAGCATGTTAAGGACTGTCGTACAGTGATGGCATATTGGCCTCTTCCTGATGAAGTGGACATAAAGCCGCTTATCAATTATTTCATTGCTGAAGGTCGTACCGTTTTGTTGCCGAAAGTCATCGATAATGAAAACATGGAACTACGCCGTTACAGCTCACCGGCCGATTTGACTGAAGGCGCTTTCCATATTCAAGAGCCTGTAGGCGAGGCCTTTACGGATAATGATAAGATAGATGTTGCCCTTGTTCCTGGAATGGCTTTCGATGCAGCTGGTCACCGATTAGGAAGAGGTCGCGGATACTACGACCGTTTCCTTTCGGCACATCCAAGTATTCATAAAATTGGCGTTTGTTTCCCATTCCAGCGCGTTGCAGAGGTGCCTATTGAGGAACACGATGTGTGTATGGACGAAGTCATTGGTTGA
- a CDS encoding DnaJ domain-containing protein yields MKSSTWIGGFLGWILLGPFGGLIGALIGSSLGSDDDERSSSRLFSGESGHTAEGNRNSFLMSMLLLASYIIKADGRIMHSEMELVRQWLRVNFGDVAAQQGDNILRRLFETSSQRGEEQYRKNIQDACLQIAMNMEYSERLQLLNFLVAIAQADGFVDQTEVYALKEMAGWMQLQDSEVDMMLNLEKDDLESAYKVLGLTPDATDDELRRAYRRLALEHHPDRVAALGDDVRRAAEKKFQEINAAKERIWKARGL; encoded by the coding sequence ATGAAATCTTCTACATGGATTGGTGGCTTCCTTGGTTGGATCCTTCTTGGTCCCTTTGGAGGGCTTATTGGAGCCTTGATTGGTTCGTCATTAGGCAGTGACGATGATGAGCGCAGCTCTTCGCGCCTGTTCTCTGGCGAGAGCGGACATACGGCTGAAGGTAATCGCAATAGTTTCCTTATGTCAATGTTGCTCCTCGCCTCCTATATAATAAAGGCCGACGGACGTATCATGCATTCTGAAATGGAACTGGTGCGTCAGTGGCTACGAGTGAATTTCGGTGATGTGGCAGCCCAACAAGGTGATAATATCCTGCGTCGCTTGTTTGAGACTTCGAGTCAGCGTGGTGAGGAACAGTATCGCAAGAATATTCAGGACGCTTGTCTGCAGATTGCTATGAACATGGAGTATAGCGAGCGTCTTCAACTGCTGAACTTCCTTGTTGCTATTGCTCAGGCCGACGGCTTCGTTGATCAGACGGAGGTCTATGCCTTAAAGGAAATGGCAGGATGGATGCAGCTTCAAGATTCTGAGGTTGACATGATGCTTAACCTTGAGAAAGACGACCTCGAGTCGGCATATAAGGTGCTCGGCCTTACTCCAGATGCTACTGACGACGAGCTACGTCGCGCCTATCGTCGTCTTGCGCTGGAACATCATCCTGACCGTGTGGCTGCCTTGGGAGATGACGTGCGTCGTGCAGCAGAAAAGAAATTCCAGGAAATAAATGCAGCAAAAGAACGTATTTGGAAAGCCAGAGGATTGTAA
- a CDS encoding prephenate dehydrogenase — translation MRILVMGAGKMGSFFIDLLSFDHEVAVFEKDAKRMRFTYNCQRFTSYEEIKAFAPDLLINAVTLKYTISVFKEVIPYLPKDCIISDIASVKTDLKEFYESTGMRYVSTHPMFGPTFANLNQLSEENAIIISEGDYMGRIFFKDLYQKLGLNIYEYSFEEHDKTVAYSLSIPFVSTFVFAAVMKHQDAPGTTFKRHMRIAKGVLNEDDYLLQEILFNPYTHDQVSQIRSELKELLEIIDKKDADGMKGYLTKIRNNVRRDIEIKK, via the coding sequence ATGAGAATATTAGTTATGGGCGCAGGCAAGATGGGAAGCTTTTTCATCGACCTGCTTAGCTTTGACCATGAGGTTGCCGTGTTTGAGAAGGATGCGAAGCGTATGCGCTTCACATATAACTGTCAGCGTTTTACCAGTTACGAAGAAATAAAGGCTTTTGCACCCGATCTGCTCATCAATGCTGTGACGCTGAAGTACACGATAAGTGTGTTTAAGGAGGTGATTCCTTATCTGCCGAAAGATTGCATCATCAGCGATATTGCCAGTGTAAAGACTGACCTGAAGGAATTCTATGAGTCAACAGGAATGCGCTATGTTTCTACGCACCCTATGTTCGGCCCTACTTTCGCTAATCTCAACCAGCTGTCAGAGGAGAACGCAATCATTATCAGCGAGGGCGACTACATGGGACGTATCTTCTTCAAGGACCTATACCAGAAGCTTGGATTGAATATCTACGAGTATTCGTTTGAGGAACACGATAAGACTGTGGCATATTCTCTTAGTATCCCGTTCGTATCGACATTCGTGTTTGCTGCCGTGATGAAACATCAGGATGCTCCAGGTACGACCTTCAAGCGCCACATGAGAATAGCCAAGGGCGTTCTCAATGAGGATGACTACCTGCTTCAAGAGATACTCTTCAACCCTTATACGCATGATCAGGTGAGCCAGATACGTAGTGAGCTGAAAGAACTACTTGAGATTATCGACAAGAAAGATGCCGATGGCATGAAGGGCTATCTTACGAAAATACGCAATAATGTGCGTAGGGATATTGAGATTAAGAAGTAA